From a single Larimichthys crocea isolate SSNF chromosome XIII, L_crocea_2.0, whole genome shotgun sequence genomic region:
- the naxe gene encoding NAD(P)H-hydrate epimerase: MLSVRALFGIGFLVTSRAATVLAQTGTCPLSAAANNHKKTECFSSRPATTMAQTIKYLGQEEAQHIDEELFSEYGFSVDQLMELAGLSCATAVTRAYPITSLVKARPSLLVICGPGNNGGDGLVCARHLKLFGYEPTILYPKRPNKPLFNNLTTQCQKMEIPFLTEMPEAKVVDEAYNLVIDAIFGFSFKGAVREPFGSILNVLKKTTVPIASIDIPSGWDVEEGSADGLQPDMLISLTAPKKSASLFRGRYHFLGGRFVPPGLERKYQLNLPQYPGTDCVLQL; encoded by the exons ATGTTGAGTGTCCGGGCGTTGTTTGGGATCGGCTTCCTGGTGACGTCAAGGGCCGCGACAGTCCTCGCTCAGACAGGGACATGTCCGCTGTCCGCTGCAGCCAACAACCACAAGAAGACTGAATGTTTCAGTAGCAGGCCGGCAACCACCATGGCACAGACCATCAAATATCTCGG GCAGGAGGAGGCCCAGCACATTGACGAGGAGCTCTTCAGTGAGTACGGCTTCAGTGTGGACCAGCTGATGGAGCTGGCTGGACTCAGCTGTGCTACAGCCGTCACCAGG gctTATCCGATTACTTCCCTGGTCAAAGCCAGACCGTCTCTGCTGGTGATTTGTGGACCAGGTAACAATGGAGGCGATGGCCTGGTCTGTGCACGACATCTTAAACTCTTC GGTTATGAGCCGACCATCCTCTACCCGAAGAGGCCGAACAAACCTCTGTTCAACAACCTGACCACACAGTGCCAGAAAATGGAGATCCCCTTCCTGACGGAGATGCCCGAG GCTAAAGTTGTCGATGAGGCGTACAACCTGGTGATCGACGCCATCTTTGGCTTCAGCTTCAAGGGCGCCGTACGGGAGCCTTTCGGGTCAattctgaatgtgctgaagaaGACGACAGTCCCCATAGCCAGCATCGACATCCCCTCAG gttGGGATGTGGAGGAGGGCAGTGCAGATGGACTGCAGCCCGACATGCTCATCTCCCTCACAGCTCCAAAGAAGTCCGCCTCCCTGTTCAGAGGACGATACCACTTCCTCGGAGGTCGCTTTGTGCCGCCGGGCCTGGAGAGGAAGTACCAACTCAACCTGCCTCAGTATCCTGGCACAGACTGTGTGCTACAACTGTAG
- the LOC104928063 gene encoding sodium channel subunit beta-1, producing MAALHLLLLSLLCTLFVYQCHGACAEVDSDTEAVAGKGFKLGCISCKRRSEVDGSATVEWYFRAKGEADFVPIYTYDEDGPTIKHDHFMDRLDWNGSKRSNDIQDGSIYLLNVTFNDTGTYSCFFNRILFYANYEYNTVVNKVVQLSVVAKATRGTASIVSEVMMYVSIIGLQVWLLIEMIYCYRKIAAAGEEALREAANAEYLAIASESKDNCAGVQVGE from the exons ATGGCGGCGTTACACCTACtgctcctttctcttctctgcaCCTTGTTCG TGTATCAGTGTCATGGGGCCTGTGCAGAGGTGGACTCGGACACAGAGGCGGTGGCAGGCAAAGGCTTCAAACTGGGCTGCATCTCCTGCAAGAGGAGGAGTGAGGTGGATGGTTCTGCCACTGTCGAATGGTATTTCAGGGCCAAAGGAGAGGCCGACTTTGTTCCT ATCTACACCTACGACGAGGACGGCCCCACCATCAAGCATGACCACTTCATGGACCGTCTGGACTGGAATGGAAGCAAGAGGAGCAACGACATCCAAGATGGGTCCATATACCTGCTCAACGTCACCTTCAACGACACGGGAACCTACAGCTGCTTCTTCAACCGCATCCTCTTCTACGCCAACTATGAGTACAACACTGTTGTCAACAAAGTGGTCCAACTCTCTGTGGTGGCTAAAG CCACCAGAGGAACAGCTTCCATCGTGTCTGAGGTCATGATGTACGTGTCCATCATTGGCCTTCAGGTCTGGCTCCTCATAGAGATGATATACTGTTACAGGAAAATAGCAGCAGCCGGGGAAGAAGCATTACGAGAAGCAGC aAATGCTGAATATTTAGCGATAGCCTCGGAAAGTAAAGATAACTGCGCAGGAGTGCAAGTCGGAGAATAG